The DNA region GCAGCACGGCCGTGTCCGGCGTGATCCCCGCGCCCGCGATCTTGGCGGCGTAGCGGGCCACGTTGATGCCGTCGCGCACGGTGAACGGCTCATCAGCACGATGGGCCCGCTGCAGGAAGGCCGCAACGTACTCGAGCACCGCCTGCTCGAGGAACGGCAGGTTCTCGCGCAGAACGTGCAGCTCCTCGTCGCGCTCGGGGAAGTCGATGAAGAGCTGCGGTTGCAGCCGGGAGTGGATGTACTCAGGCAGCTCGAAGGTGCTGGCGTCATCGTTCATCGTCGCCACGAAGCGGAAGTCCGGGTGCGCCTTCACCTTGATGCCCGCCACCACCGACTCGACGTACCGACGGTGGTCGAGCAGCGGAGCCAACGAGGCCCAGGCCTTCTCCGACATGCGGTTCCCCTCATCGAGGATAACCACGCCCCCTCGGATCATGGCCGTGCAGATAGGGCTGGCCACGTACTTGATCTCCTGGCTCGACGCCACGACCGGCGCGATGATGAGGTCTTCGGGGCGCGTGTCCATGGTGGCCTGGAAGAGATAGACGTCACGTCCGAGACGGCGGGCGGCGGCGTAGGCGAGCGTGGTCTTGCCCACGCCTGGCTTGCCCACGAGACGGGGGTTCAGCGGCACGTCACGCGGGTCGACCACCGTCCAAGTGGCGAGCAGCTGGGTCATGAGGTCTTCCTGACCGACCCAGCGGATGGGCAGCTCATCCGGATGCGTGAGGTGGAGCGTGACACCGTCGATGACGACGGTCTGCTGGGCGCGGTCGGAAACAATGGGAGGTGCTTCGCTCATGGGGTCCTCGTCTCAAGAGATACCCTCTATACTTTAATGCTCCCGTGTGGCGGCCCTGCCGCCACACGGGAGCGAGCTGCGAAGCGCTCAGAAGCTGATGCGCACCGTGCGGGTGTTGTTGTCGGCCTTCGCATCAGCGGCCCCCTCCGCCAGGCTGATGCGCGCCTGCACGCGGATGCCCATGTCGTTGAGGAAGGTGTAGGAACGGGCGTCGCCGGTCCACTCGAAGCTGAACGACTGCAGCGTGCCGAGCCGATCGATCTTCACGTCCTGGACCTGCTGGAGACTTCCCGAGCCGCCGACCATGAGAACCACCATCAACGGCCGGTCGGTGGGAAAGAGGCTCAGGTTGGTGACGCGATAGCGCACCGTGTAGGCCGTGACGAACTGGTCGTAGCGACGCTCGAGGGTGAGGCCCGTCACCGCGGGGTCTGGCACCTGGGCATCGCTCTCTGCCGTCTCGGCCACGAGATCGAGCTCGTTGGGCAGGAAGTCCATGACCCCATTGATGGTGACGCCGCTGTCATCGGGGAAGGGGTTCTCGGGCTCCTTCACCACGGGCTTGCGCGCGCCCGGCGCCACCCGGTAATCGGTCTGATAGGCGCCCGCCGGCATCTGGACGTACCCCGCGGGGGCCGTCCCCGAGACCGTTCCGACGCTCGCCATGGGCGCACCGCCC from Pseudomonadota bacterium includes:
- a CDS encoding MoxR family ATPase, whose amino-acid sequence is MSEAPPIVSDRAQQTVVIDGVTLHLTHPDELPIRWVGQEDLMTQLLATWTVVDPRDVPLNPRLVGKPGVGKTTLAYAAARRLGRDVYLFQATMDTRPEDLIIAPVVASSQEIKYVASPICTAMIRGGVVILDEGNRMSEKAWASLAPLLDHRRYVESVVAGIKVKAHPDFRFVATMNDDASTFELPEYIHSRLQPQLFIDFPERDEELHVLRENLPFLEQAVLEYVAAFLQRAHRADEPFTVRDGINVARYAAKIAGAGITPDTAVLRTAVKQILGDDALVYVV